In a genomic window of Phragmites australis chromosome 14, lpPhrAust1.1, whole genome shotgun sequence:
- the LOC133891466 gene encoding septum-promoting GTP-binding protein 1-like: MTTTTTAMNAAAATQLCGGRRRKADTAAGSAPRADLRSARLLRLAVVTRVLRLVRDHLLACSSCGGGGGGRYRRLGPPAHGGIVLPPVARDDDAAPGASPYEAPDVDDVVCLKVSLLGDCQIGKTSFMVKYVGNGEEQNGLQMTGLNLMDKTLAVQGARIAYSIWDVAGDRQFVDHVPIACKDAVAILYMFDLTSRCTLNNIIDWYERARKWNKTAIPILIGTKFDDFAQLPLEMQWTIVNQARAYARAMKATLFFSSTTHNINVNKIFKFITAKLFNLPWTVERNLTIGEPIIDF, from the exons atgacgacgacgacgacggccaTGAACGCGGCGGCGGCCACGCAGCTCTGCGGCGGCCGACGGCGCAAGGCGGACACCGCAGCGGGGTCCGCCCCGCGGGCCGACCTGCGCTCGGCGCGCCTGCTCCGCCTCGCCGTCGTCACGAGGGTCCTCCGCCTCGTCAGGGACCACCTGCTCGCATGCTCCTCctgcggcgggggcggcgggggGCGGTACCGCCGGCTCGGCCCGCCAGCCCACGGCGGGATCGTCCTGCCCCCGGTCGCTAGGGACGACGACGCCGCGCCAGGAGCGTCCCCTTACGAGGCGCCGGACGTCGACGACGTCGTCTGCCTCAAGGTCAGCCTGCTCGGCGATTGCCAGATcggcaagaccagcttcatg GTTAAGTATGTAGGGAATGGGGAGGAGCAGAACGGCTTGCAGATGACGGGCCTGAATCTGATGGACAAGACGTTGGCGGTTCAGGGAGCTAGGATTGCCTACAGCATCTGGGATGTGGCAG GAGACAGGCAGTTCGTTGACCACGTCCCGATCGCGTGCAAGGACGCCGTGGCGATCTTGTACATGTTCGATCTCACGAGCCGGTGCACGCTTAATAA TATTATAGATTGGTACGAGAGGGCGAGGAAATGGAATAAG ACGGCTATTCCAATCCTAATCGGGACAAAGTTCGACGATTTTGCTCAGCTTCCTCTTGAAATGCAATGGACCATTGTTAACCAG GCCAGAGCATACGCAAGAGCGATGAAGGCGACCCTCTTCTTCTCGAGCACGACGCACAACATCAACGTGAACAAGATCTTCAAGTTCATCACGGCCAAGCTCTTCAACCTGCCGTGGACGGTGGAGCGGAACCTCACCATCGGCGAGCCCATCATAGACTTCTAA